A genome region from Setaria italica strain Yugu1 chromosome III, Setaria_italica_v2.0, whole genome shotgun sequence includes the following:
- the LOC101768105 gene encoding solute carrier family 40 member 2, chloroplastic isoform X2, whose product MGMLAAAAAASALLASPQAPAVRRRLSGAWTLRLRPAAALRLHNFGPKCYIANVEVDVSTLSKEEAFDDHAPLPSGCSIPVLNLQGDVLDSSPFPLHDRASCPSSFEELPVLSEGEQHTLASTPAHPAGLHALYASYLFGNLVEQLWNFAWPAALAILHPSLLPVAIVGFFTKLSVFIGAPIVGKLMDHFPRIPMYTALNAVQVATQLISAAMVIYALKNLSHASTTAVVLRPWFIALVAAGAIERLAGLALGVAMERDWVVLLAGTNRPVALAQANAVLNRLDLICETVGASVFGLLLSKYHPVTCLKIACGLMICSFPVLVMLGQVINRVSCHALDSSRTATDESICIDLLDLRKIVQNSLSTIKHGWNEYKQQTVLPASAATVFLNFNVALAPGAIMTALLMHRGISPSIVGAFSGLCSIMGLVATFISSSLVKRVGILKAGAAGLIFQASLLSVALTVYLAGSVSQRTPLLIFLASIALSRLGHMSYDVVGTQIVQTGVPASKANLIGGMEVSIASLAELVMLAMAIIANDVSHFGFLAILSVSSVAGAAWMFCRWLTNPTDEQRELFMFDPLYQVQAIR is encoded by the exons ATGGGgatgctcgccgccgccgccgcagcctccgcTCTCCTCGCCTCGCCACAGGCGCCTGCCGTCCGACGGCGCCTCTCCGGCGCGTGGACGCTACGCCTgaggcccgccgccgcgctcag GCTACACAATTTTGGCCCAAAGTGTTACATTGCAAATGTTGAGGTTGATGTCAGTACTCTCAGTAAAGAAGAGGCTTTCGATGATCACGCACCATTGCCATCGGGATGCTCCATTCCAGTTCTTAATCTTCAAGGAGATGTTCTAGATTCCAGCCCTTTTCCACTGCATGATAGGGCCTCCTGTCCTTCTAGTTTTGAGGAGTTGCCA GTCTTGTCTGAAGGAGAGCAACATACTTTGGCCTCCACTCCAGCTCATCCTGCTGGACTACATG CTCTATATGCTAGTTACTTATTTGGTAACTTGGTGGAACAACTGTGGAATTTTGCTTGGCCTGCTGCGCTGGCAATTCTTCACCCAAGCCTATTGCCTGTTGCTATTGTTGGTTTCTTCACAAAG CTTTCAGTGTTTATTGGGGCGCCAATAGTTGGCAAACTTATGGATCATTTCCCTCGAATACCTATGTACACAGCATTGAATGCTGTGCAG GTAGCCACTCAGTTGATATCAGCTGCAATGGTCATCTATGCTCTAAAAAATCTGAGCCATGCTTCTACGACAGCTGTGGTTCTGAGACCTTGGTTCATTGCTCTAGTGGCAGCTGGAGCTATTGAAAGACTTGCAGGATTGGCGCTAGGAGTTGCCATGGAGCGGGATTGGGTTGTTTTG TTAGCAGGAACAAACAGGCCCGTTGCATTAGCCCAAGCAAATGCTGTGCTTAATCGACTTGATCTAATTTGTGAG ACGGTTGGTGCTTCGGTTTTTGGCCTACTGCTGTCAAAATACCATCCTGTGACCTGTTTGAAGATTGCTTGTGGTCTAATGATATGCAGTTTCCCTGTTCTG GTTATGTTGGGTCAAGTAATTAACAGAGTCTCGTGCCATGCACTTGATTCCTCTAGAACCGCCACTGATGAATCTATTTGTATTGATCTATTAGATTTACGCAAGATAG TTCAAAATAGCTTGAGCACTATCAAACATGGGTGGAATGAGTATAAGCAGCAAACAGTTCTACCTGCAAGTGCAGCTACCGTCTTCCTAAATTTCAATGTTGCACTTGCCCCGGGTGCCATAATGACTGCATTATTGATGCATCGTG GTATTAGTCCATCCATTGTTGGTGCTTTCAGTGGATTGTGTTCTATCATGGGCCTTGTTGCAACATTCATCTCCTCAAGCCTGGTTAAAAGAGTTGGAATCTTAAAG GCAGGAGCTGCTGGATTGATTTTTCAAGCTTCACTCCTGTCAGTTGCGCTCACAGTGTATTTGGCTGGTTCAGTTTCGCAAAGGACACCTCTACTTATATTCCTAGCATCCATT GCATTGTCTCGGTTGGGGCACATGTCTTATGATGTTGTCGGGACTCAGATCGTCCAAACAGGTGTTCCTGCTTCAAAAGCAAATCTAATCGGAGGAATGGAGGTTTCAATTGCAAGCCTAGCAGAGTTAGTCATGCTTGCTATGGCTATTATTGCGAACGATGTCTCCCATTTCGGCTTCTTGGCAATCCTGTCTGTGTCATCAGTTGCCGGGGCAGCGTGGATGTTCTGTCGGTGGTTAACAAATCCAACAGATGAGCAGAGGGAACTCTTCATGTTTGATCCCCTTTACCAAGTTCAAGCAAT TAGATGA
- the LOC101768105 gene encoding solute carrier family 40 member 2, chloroplastic isoform X1 → MGMLAAAAAASALLASPQAPAVRRRLSGAWTLRLRPAAALRLHNFGPKCYIANVEVDVSTLSKEEAFDDHAPLPSGCSIPVLNLQGDVLDSSPFPLHDRASCPSSFEELPVLSEGEQHTLASTPAHPAGLHALYASYLFGNLVEQLWNFAWPAALAILHPSLLPVAIVGFFTKLSVFIGAPIVGKLMDHFPRIPMYTALNAVQVATQLISAAMVIYALKNLSHASTTAVVLRPWFIALVAAGAIERLAGLALGVAMERDWVVLLAGTNRPVALAQANAVLNRLDLICETVGASVFGLLLSKYHPVTCLKIACGLMICSFPVLVMLGQVINRVSCHALDSSRTATDESICIDLLDLRKIVQNSLSTIKHGWNEYKQQTVLPASAATVFLNFNVALAPGAIMTALLMHRGISPSIVGAFSGLCSIMGLVATFISSSLVKRVGILKAGAAGLIFQASLLSVALTVYLAGSVSQRTPLLIFLASIALSRLGHMSYDVVGTQIVQTGVPASKANLIGGMEVSIASLAELVMLAMAIIANDVSHFGFLAILSVSSVAGAAWMFCRWLTNPTDEQRELFMFDPLYQVQAISSVI, encoded by the exons ATGGGgatgctcgccgccgccgccgcagcctccgcTCTCCTCGCCTCGCCACAGGCGCCTGCCGTCCGACGGCGCCTCTCCGGCGCGTGGACGCTACGCCTgaggcccgccgccgcgctcag GCTACACAATTTTGGCCCAAAGTGTTACATTGCAAATGTTGAGGTTGATGTCAGTACTCTCAGTAAAGAAGAGGCTTTCGATGATCACGCACCATTGCCATCGGGATGCTCCATTCCAGTTCTTAATCTTCAAGGAGATGTTCTAGATTCCAGCCCTTTTCCACTGCATGATAGGGCCTCCTGTCCTTCTAGTTTTGAGGAGTTGCCA GTCTTGTCTGAAGGAGAGCAACATACTTTGGCCTCCACTCCAGCTCATCCTGCTGGACTACATG CTCTATATGCTAGTTACTTATTTGGTAACTTGGTGGAACAACTGTGGAATTTTGCTTGGCCTGCTGCGCTGGCAATTCTTCACCCAAGCCTATTGCCTGTTGCTATTGTTGGTTTCTTCACAAAG CTTTCAGTGTTTATTGGGGCGCCAATAGTTGGCAAACTTATGGATCATTTCCCTCGAATACCTATGTACACAGCATTGAATGCTGTGCAG GTAGCCACTCAGTTGATATCAGCTGCAATGGTCATCTATGCTCTAAAAAATCTGAGCCATGCTTCTACGACAGCTGTGGTTCTGAGACCTTGGTTCATTGCTCTAGTGGCAGCTGGAGCTATTGAAAGACTTGCAGGATTGGCGCTAGGAGTTGCCATGGAGCGGGATTGGGTTGTTTTG TTAGCAGGAACAAACAGGCCCGTTGCATTAGCCCAAGCAAATGCTGTGCTTAATCGACTTGATCTAATTTGTGAG ACGGTTGGTGCTTCGGTTTTTGGCCTACTGCTGTCAAAATACCATCCTGTGACCTGTTTGAAGATTGCTTGTGGTCTAATGATATGCAGTTTCCCTGTTCTG GTTATGTTGGGTCAAGTAATTAACAGAGTCTCGTGCCATGCACTTGATTCCTCTAGAACCGCCACTGATGAATCTATTTGTATTGATCTATTAGATTTACGCAAGATAG TTCAAAATAGCTTGAGCACTATCAAACATGGGTGGAATGAGTATAAGCAGCAAACAGTTCTACCTGCAAGTGCAGCTACCGTCTTCCTAAATTTCAATGTTGCACTTGCCCCGGGTGCCATAATGACTGCATTATTGATGCATCGTG GTATTAGTCCATCCATTGTTGGTGCTTTCAGTGGATTGTGTTCTATCATGGGCCTTGTTGCAACATTCATCTCCTCAAGCCTGGTTAAAAGAGTTGGAATCTTAAAG GCAGGAGCTGCTGGATTGATTTTTCAAGCTTCACTCCTGTCAGTTGCGCTCACAGTGTATTTGGCTGGTTCAGTTTCGCAAAGGACACCTCTACTTATATTCCTAGCATCCATT GCATTGTCTCGGTTGGGGCACATGTCTTATGATGTTGTCGGGACTCAGATCGTCCAAACAGGTGTTCCTGCTTCAAAAGCAAATCTAATCGGAGGAATGGAGGTTTCAATTGCAAGCCTAGCAGAGTTAGTCATGCTTGCTATGGCTATTATTGCGAACGATGTCTCCCATTTCGGCTTCTTGGCAATCCTGTCTGTGTCATCAGTTGCCGGGGCAGCGTGGATGTTCTGTCGGTGGTTAACAAATCCAACAGATGAGCAGAGGGAACTCTTCATGTTTGATCCCCTTTACCAAGTTCAAGCAAT ATCCTCGGTCATCTAG
- the LOC101768105 gene encoding solute carrier family 40 member 2, chloroplastic isoform X3 has protein sequence MGMLAAAAAASALLASPQAPAVRRRLSGAWTLRLRPAAALRLHNFGPKCYIANVEVDVSTLSKEEAFDDHAPLPSGCSIPVLNLQGDVLDSSPFPLHDRASCPSSFEELPVLSEGEQHTLASTPAHPAGLHALYASYLFGNLVEQLWNFAWPAALAILHPSLLPVAIVGFFTKLSVFIGAPIVGKLMDHFPRIPMYTALNAVQVATQLISAAMVIYALKNLSHASTTAVVLRPWFIALVAAGAIERLAGLALGVAMERDWVVLLAGTNRPVALAQANAVLNRLDLICETVGASVFGLLLSKYHPVTCLKIACGLMICSFPVLVMLGQVINRVSCHALDSSRTATDESICIDLLDLRKIVQNSLSTIKHGWNEYKQQTVLPASAATVFLNFNVALAPGAIMTALLMHRGISPSIVGAFSGLCSIMGLVATFISSSLVKRVGILKAGAAGLIFQASLLSVALTVYLAGSVSQRTPLLIFLASIALSRLGHMSYDVVGTQIVQTGVPASKANLIGGMEVSIASLAELVMLAMAIIANDVSHFGFLAILSVSSVAGAAWMFCRWLTNPTDEQRELFMFDPLYQVQAI, from the exons ATGGGgatgctcgccgccgccgccgcagcctccgcTCTCCTCGCCTCGCCACAGGCGCCTGCCGTCCGACGGCGCCTCTCCGGCGCGTGGACGCTACGCCTgaggcccgccgccgcgctcag GCTACACAATTTTGGCCCAAAGTGTTACATTGCAAATGTTGAGGTTGATGTCAGTACTCTCAGTAAAGAAGAGGCTTTCGATGATCACGCACCATTGCCATCGGGATGCTCCATTCCAGTTCTTAATCTTCAAGGAGATGTTCTAGATTCCAGCCCTTTTCCACTGCATGATAGGGCCTCCTGTCCTTCTAGTTTTGAGGAGTTGCCA GTCTTGTCTGAAGGAGAGCAACATACTTTGGCCTCCACTCCAGCTCATCCTGCTGGACTACATG CTCTATATGCTAGTTACTTATTTGGTAACTTGGTGGAACAACTGTGGAATTTTGCTTGGCCTGCTGCGCTGGCAATTCTTCACCCAAGCCTATTGCCTGTTGCTATTGTTGGTTTCTTCACAAAG CTTTCAGTGTTTATTGGGGCGCCAATAGTTGGCAAACTTATGGATCATTTCCCTCGAATACCTATGTACACAGCATTGAATGCTGTGCAG GTAGCCACTCAGTTGATATCAGCTGCAATGGTCATCTATGCTCTAAAAAATCTGAGCCATGCTTCTACGACAGCTGTGGTTCTGAGACCTTGGTTCATTGCTCTAGTGGCAGCTGGAGCTATTGAAAGACTTGCAGGATTGGCGCTAGGAGTTGCCATGGAGCGGGATTGGGTTGTTTTG TTAGCAGGAACAAACAGGCCCGTTGCATTAGCCCAAGCAAATGCTGTGCTTAATCGACTTGATCTAATTTGTGAG ACGGTTGGTGCTTCGGTTTTTGGCCTACTGCTGTCAAAATACCATCCTGTGACCTGTTTGAAGATTGCTTGTGGTCTAATGATATGCAGTTTCCCTGTTCTG GTTATGTTGGGTCAAGTAATTAACAGAGTCTCGTGCCATGCACTTGATTCCTCTAGAACCGCCACTGATGAATCTATTTGTATTGATCTATTAGATTTACGCAAGATAG TTCAAAATAGCTTGAGCACTATCAAACATGGGTGGAATGAGTATAAGCAGCAAACAGTTCTACCTGCAAGTGCAGCTACCGTCTTCCTAAATTTCAATGTTGCACTTGCCCCGGGTGCCATAATGACTGCATTATTGATGCATCGTG GTATTAGTCCATCCATTGTTGGTGCTTTCAGTGGATTGTGTTCTATCATGGGCCTTGTTGCAACATTCATCTCCTCAAGCCTGGTTAAAAGAGTTGGAATCTTAAAG GCAGGAGCTGCTGGATTGATTTTTCAAGCTTCACTCCTGTCAGTTGCGCTCACAGTGTATTTGGCTGGTTCAGTTTCGCAAAGGACACCTCTACTTATATTCCTAGCATCCATT GCATTGTCTCGGTTGGGGCACATGTCTTATGATGTTGTCGGGACTCAGATCGTCCAAACAGGTGTTCCTGCTTCAAAAGCAAATCTAATCGGAGGAATGGAGGTTTCAATTGCAAGCCTAGCAGAGTTAGTCATGCTTGCTATGGCTATTATTGCGAACGATGTCTCCCATTTCGGCTTCTTGGCAATCCTGTCTGTGTCATCAGTTGCCGGGGCAGCGTGGATGTTCTGTCGGTGGTTAACAAATCCAACAGATGAGCAGAGGGAACTCTTCATGTTTGATCCCCTTTACCAAGTTCAAGCAAT ATGA